From Rhizobium sp. NZLR1, a single genomic window includes:
- a CDS encoding DUF2093 domain-containing protein: protein MNLFEGHGNREAKIRYLDGDFQILSPGSYVVCAMTGKQIPLDELRYWSVARQEPYADVISAIEADKRAGVLPNQRR, encoded by the coding sequence ATGAATTTGTTCGAAGGACACGGAAACCGCGAGGCGAAGATCCGGTACCTCGACGGCGATTTCCAGATTCTCTCGCCCGGCTCCTATGTCGTCTGCGCGATGACGGGAAAACAGATCCCGCTCGACGAATTGCGCTATTGGAGCGTCGCCCGGCAGGAACCCTATGCCGACGTGATCTCGGCCATCGAAGCCGACAAACGCGCCGGCGTGCTGCCGAACCAGCGGCGTTAG
- a CDS encoding ABC transporter permease, with product MEDSGILPQNSSRPGGSQGATFHPRQSGITLGLKLLSLGPLLILIILIAVVSLITPAFLKPSNLGNILAQTAVIALVAMGQQLVILTRGVDLSVGSNLALATVVGGLVYQQVDASITVIMAMLLAGAAIGAVNGVVFVYGRLPHPFIITLATLSICRGLALALAPGHTTMRGMPDTVTAIGGGTTFGVPNSFFVVGVFGFLFLILTKSMVCGRWIYAVGGSPNAARSMGIPVKGVLLSTYIISGFCAGAGAVLLAGRTGAASPIYGNLLELDTIAAVIIGGASFLGGRGHLGHALIGAVLIGVIRNALNLLGVDVFFQMIAIGLVIVIAVEADVLRNHLEARARVLQSARVQ from the coding sequence TTGGAAGACTCTGGGATTCTGCCTCAGAATTCGTCCCGGCCTGGTGGTTCGCAAGGTGCAACCTTCCACCCGAGACAATCTGGCATCACATTGGGACTGAAGCTTTTGAGCTTAGGCCCATTATTGATCCTCATTATACTCATTGCCGTCGTCAGTTTGATCACGCCGGCTTTTCTAAAGCCCAGCAACCTGGGGAACATCCTGGCGCAGACGGCGGTGATTGCTCTTGTGGCAATGGGGCAGCAGCTCGTTATCCTGACACGCGGGGTCGACCTGTCTGTCGGCTCAAATCTCGCGCTCGCGACAGTAGTCGGCGGACTCGTCTACCAGCAGGTTGATGCCTCGATCACCGTCATTATGGCCATGTTGCTTGCGGGTGCTGCCATCGGGGCGGTAAACGGCGTGGTGTTTGTCTACGGTCGGCTGCCACACCCCTTCATTATTACCCTTGCGACCTTGAGTATCTGCCGTGGCCTGGCACTTGCATTGGCGCCCGGCCACACCACCATGCGCGGGATGCCCGATACAGTTACTGCGATCGGTGGCGGCACGACGTTTGGTGTGCCCAATTCCTTCTTTGTCGTCGGGGTGTTCGGGTTCCTGTTTCTGATCCTGACAAAGTCAATGGTCTGTGGCAGATGGATCTATGCGGTCGGCGGCTCGCCGAATGCCGCCAGAAGCATGGGTATACCGGTAAAGGGTGTTCTGCTCTCGACCTACATTATCTCAGGCTTTTGTGCCGGTGCCGGCGCGGTGCTGCTGGCAGGACGGACCGGCGCCGCCTCGCCAATCTATGGCAATCTCTTGGAGCTCGACACGATTGCGGCGGTGATTATCGGTGGTGCTAGCTTCCTTGGCGGACGGGGCCATCTCGGCCACGCCCTGATCGGCGCCGTGCTGATCGGCGTCATCCGCAACGCCCTTAATCTTCTCGGCGTCGACGTGTTCTTTCAAATGATCGCGATCGGGCTCGTCATCGTCATCGCCGTAGAGGCTGACGTGCTTCGTAACCATCTCGAGGCGCGCGCGCGCGTGCTTCAATCGGCGAGAGTGCAATGA
- the waaA gene encoding lipid IV(A) 3-deoxy-D-manno-octulosonic acid transferase: MSSRMARFGLSAYRLAGTVASPVVGLYITYRTAKGKEDRARRLERFGYPSANRPQGPLVWFHAASVGETNAVIPLIREIRRRDIHVILTTGTITSAKLAAERLGQDAIHQYVPLDLKPSVSRFLDYWQPDCAIIAESEIWPATVLELGRRRIPQILINARMSDRSFTRWRRRPAIAEALFENLALVIAQSDMDAERFRDLGAVPVITSGNLKVDTDAPPYDSAVLARYKKQIGDRKTWAAISTFDGEENAAAIVHRALRERDRQLTIIVPRHPERCDEIEAALVKLGLKVARRTRDDVLSADVDIFLGDTIGEMGLYLRLTEIAFVGRSLFAEGGQNPLEPAMLGCAVLSGGHVQNFRDAYQKLARSGSARMVRDTEMLAKGVHYLLINDEARRNMIEAGITAVHEMRGALTATVKGLEPYINPLTVKARLLPKAVAQV; this comes from the coding sequence ATGAGTTCCCGGATGGCTCGGTTCGGTCTGAGCGCATACCGTCTGGCGGGAACCGTGGCCTCTCCTGTTGTCGGCCTCTATATCACCTACCGCACCGCCAAGGGCAAGGAAGACCGAGCGCGCCGCCTGGAACGCTTCGGCTATCCAAGCGCCAATCGGCCGCAAGGCCCGCTCGTCTGGTTCCATGCCGCAAGCGTCGGTGAAACCAATGCCGTCATCCCGCTGATCCGCGAAATCCGCCGCCGCGATATCCATGTCATCCTGACGACCGGCACCATCACCTCCGCCAAGCTCGCCGCCGAGCGGCTCGGTCAAGACGCAATCCACCAATATGTGCCGCTCGACCTGAAGCCGTCGGTCAGCCGCTTCCTCGATTACTGGCAGCCCGATTGCGCCATCATCGCCGAATCCGAGATCTGGCCGGCAACGGTGCTGGAGCTTGGCCGCCGCCGCATTCCGCAGATCCTGATCAATGCCCGCATGTCGGACCGCTCCTTTACCCGCTGGCGCCGCCGCCCGGCGATAGCCGAAGCCCTGTTCGAGAATCTCGCCCTCGTCATCGCCCAGTCGGATATGGATGCAGAACGTTTCCGCGATCTCGGCGCTGTTCCCGTCATCACCTCCGGCAATCTGAAGGTCGACACCGACGCACCGCCTTATGACAGCGCTGTCCTTGCCCGCTACAAGAAGCAGATCGGCGACCGCAAGACCTGGGCGGCGATCTCGACCTTCGACGGCGAGGAGAATGCCGCTGCCATCGTCCATCGGGCGCTGAGGGAGCGCGATCGTCAATTGACGATCATCGTGCCGCGTCATCCGGAGCGCTGCGACGAGATCGAGGCGGCCCTGGTCAAGCTGGGGCTGAAGGTCGCCCGCCGCACCCGTGACGATGTCTTGTCGGCCGATGTCGATATTTTCCTCGGTGATACGATCGGCGAAATGGGCCTCTATTTGAGACTGACGGAAATCGCTTTCGTCGGCCGCTCGCTGTTTGCCGAAGGCGGCCAAAACCCGCTGGAGCCCGCCATGCTCGGCTGCGCCGTTCTCTCCGGCGGCCATGTACAGAATTTCCGCGATGCCTATCAGAAGCTCGCCCGCAGCGGCAGCGCCCGCATGGTGCGCGATACCGAAATGCTGGCCAAGGGCGTGCATTACCTGCTGATCAATGATGAAGCCCGCCGCAATATGATCGAGGCCGGCATCACCGCGGTGCACGAGATGCGCGGTGCGCTGACCGCGACCGTGAAAGGGCTGGAACCCTACATCAATCCGCTGACGGTGAAGGCGCGGTTGCTGCCCAAGGCCGTGGCCCAGGTCTGA
- the lpxK gene encoding tetraacyldisaccharide 4'-kinase has translation MISEAPPFWWRKADWRAWLLLPLSFVYGRIAGHRMAHARRASVPIPVICVGNFTVGGAGKTPTALTIARAAKAKGLKPGFLSRGYGGSLDVTTVVDPDHHRAVAVGDEPLLLAQEALTVISRRRVDGAQRLVAEGADLIIMDDGFQSARLAIDYALLVIDATRGLGNGHIVPGGPVRAPIGQQLRSATALLKVGGGNAADRIVRMAARAAKPYFTASLKVRGNNTLAGMKVLAFAGIADPAKFFRTVESRGAEIAVAKTFGDHEHLTEEEIDDILTTAERQDLLIVTTSKDFVRLSGHPGKAAQLIEKCRVIEVDMVFEDHLAPSLIIDRAIAACRERRLRELKAEVEAIPGKAEPL, from the coding sequence ATGATATCCGAAGCGCCGCCGTTCTGGTGGCGGAAAGCCGATTGGCGGGCCTGGCTGCTGCTGCCGCTTTCCTTTGTCTACGGCCGTATCGCCGGCCACCGCATGGCCCATGCGCGCCGCGCCTCGGTTCCTATTCCCGTCATCTGCGTCGGTAATTTCACTGTCGGCGGCGCCGGCAAGACGCCGACGGCGCTGACCATTGCCCGTGCCGCCAAGGCGAAAGGGCTGAAGCCCGGCTTTCTCAGCAGGGGTTACGGCGGATCGCTCGATGTGACGACGGTGGTCGATCCCGATCATCACCGTGCGGTCGCCGTCGGCGATGAGCCACTGCTGCTTGCCCAGGAGGCGTTGACGGTGATTTCTCGCCGGCGCGTCGACGGTGCTCAGCGGCTGGTGGCGGAGGGCGCCGACCTCATCATCATGGATGACGGTTTCCAGAGTGCCCGGTTGGCGATCGACTATGCCCTGCTCGTCATCGACGCGACCCGCGGCCTCGGCAATGGCCATATCGTGCCCGGCGGCCCTGTCCGCGCGCCGATCGGCCAGCAGCTGCGTTCTGCGACAGCCCTGCTGAAGGTCGGTGGCGGCAATGCCGCCGACAGGATCGTCCGCATGGCGGCGCGCGCCGCAAAACCCTATTTCACCGCATCGCTGAAAGTGCGCGGCAACAACACGCTTGCCGGCATGAAGGTGCTCGCCTTCGCCGGCATCGCCGATCCTGCCAAATTCTTCCGCACGGTCGAATCGCGCGGCGCCGAAATCGCCGTCGCCAAGACCTTCGGCGATCATGAACACCTGACCGAAGAGGAGATCGACGACATCCTGACGACCGCCGAGCGTCAGGACCTGCTGATCGTCACGACATCCAAGGATTTCGTCCGCCTCTCCGGCCATCCCGGCAAGGCGGCGCAGCTTATTGAAAAGTGCCGGGTGATCGAGGTCGACATGGTATTCGAAGATCACCTCGCCCCGAGCCTGATCATCGACCGGGCGATCGCCGCCTGCCGCGAGCGCCGCCTCAGAGAATTGAAGGCTGAGGTTGAAGCGATTCCAGGAAAGGCCGAACCGCTCTAA
- a CDS encoding 3'(2'),5'-bisphosphate nucleotidase CysQ: MSDREKSRWQGDLTLIADAAKEAGAVAFGFFNQSPEVWWKNGDRSPVSAADFAANKTLETILRKARPDYGWLSEETDDDADRLLRETLFIVDPIDGTRAFLGGQKVWCVSVAVVHRGRPVAGVLYAPALEELYEATEGGVAMKNGAPFTVSAAGPEQVSRLAIGEDLLKTFPPEFRDRVTRQKHIPSLAYRIAMVADGRLEGTFVKSNSHDWDLAAADLILACAGGGLVDLEGRPIVYNRAAVTHNVLCAAPTPRLDEFLVAFAGRRDS; the protein is encoded by the coding sequence ATGAGCGATAGGGAAAAGTCTCGCTGGCAGGGCGATCTCACGTTGATTGCCGATGCTGCGAAAGAGGCCGGTGCGGTTGCTTTCGGCTTTTTCAACCAGTCTCCTGAGGTCTGGTGGAAAAACGGCGACCGCTCCCCCGTCAGTGCCGCCGACTTCGCCGCCAACAAGACGCTCGAGACCATTCTGCGCAAGGCCCGGCCGGATTATGGCTGGTTGTCTGAGGAAACTGACGATGATGCCGACCGCCTCCTGCGCGAGACGCTGTTCATCGTCGATCCGATCGACGGCACGCGCGCCTTCCTCGGCGGGCAAAAGGTCTGGTGCGTCAGCGTCGCGGTCGTTCATCGCGGCCGGCCGGTCGCCGGCGTGCTCTATGCCCCGGCGCTCGAGGAACTCTATGAGGCGACCGAAGGTGGCGTGGCGATGAAGAATGGCGCGCCCTTTACCGTCTCCGCCGCAGGACCGGAGCAGGTGAGCCGCCTGGCGATCGGCGAGGATCTGTTGAAGACCTTCCCGCCGGAGTTTCGCGACCGGGTCACCCGCCAGAAGCACATACCCTCGCTTGCCTATCGCATCGCCATGGTGGCGGACGGTCGTCTCGAAGGCACCTTCGTCAAGAGCAATTCGCATGATTGGGACCTTGCCGCCGCCGATCTTATCCTGGCCTGCGCGGGCGGTGGCCTTGTCGACCTTGAAGGCAGGCCGATCGTCTACAATCGCGCCGCCGTTACCCACAACGTCCTCTGCGCAGCACCTACGCCCCGTCTCGACGAATTCCTCGTGGCCTTTGCTGGGCGACGAGACAGTTGA
- a CDS encoding HAD family hydrolase: MSAAAHIKGILFDKDGTLLDYDESWLPVNRELARIAAEDDPLLADRLLSACGMDPVTGHIVPDSLLAAGNTRQISEGLVAAGSMVDVDELTVRLDALFSSAAEFSVPVTDLAGFFARLHRRGFKLGVASSDNERSIRQTAERFGFARYVDYIAGYDSGFGVKPEPGMVLGFCAATGLSPEEVAMVGDNNHDLHMGLNAGTGLRIAVLTGTGSRDSLAAAADHVLDDITALEALLPDLQPA; this comes from the coding sequence ATGTCGGCAGCGGCCCATATCAAAGGCATTCTCTTCGACAAGGACGGCACTCTGCTCGACTATGACGAGAGCTGGCTGCCGGTGAACCGGGAGCTTGCCCGCATCGCCGCGGAAGATGACCCGCTTCTGGCCGACCGGCTGCTGTCTGCCTGCGGCATGGATCCGGTGACCGGCCATATCGTTCCCGACAGCCTGCTTGCTGCCGGCAATACCCGCCAGATTTCCGAGGGTCTGGTTGCTGCGGGCTCGATGGTCGATGTCGACGAACTGACGGTGCGCCTAGACGCCCTGTTTTCCAGCGCCGCCGAATTTTCCGTGCCGGTGACCGACCTCGCCGGCTTCTTCGCAAGGCTGCATCGGCGCGGCTTCAAGCTCGGTGTCGCCTCCAGCGACAACGAACGGTCGATCCGCCAAACGGCGGAACGCTTCGGTTTTGCCCGCTACGTCGATTACATCGCCGGCTACGACAGCGGTTTCGGGGTCAAACCGGAGCCGGGCATGGTACTCGGCTTCTGCGCCGCGACCGGACTTTCGCCTGAGGAAGTTGCCATGGTCGGCGACAACAATCACGATCTGCACATGGGCCTGAATGCCGGCACAGGGCTCAGGATTGCAGTGCTGACCGGCACCGGTTCGCGCGATTCGCTTGCCGCTGCAGCCGATCATGTGCTCGACGATATCACCGCTCTCGAGGCGCTGCTGCCGGATCTGCAGCCAGCCTGA
- a CDS encoding ATP-binding cassette domain-containing protein — translation MNAASAPPVLSVRNAQKRFGAIHALKNVSFDAYAGEVTALLGDNGAGKSTLVKCISGLHSLDEGEILVDGAPVLLHSTAAARRAGIETVYQDLALFDNLTPVQNFYCGREISFPSWLPRPLRFLNTGVMKREAARVIDRLKVKLPRFDAPVALMSGGQRQAIAVARAIVFARKLVILDEPTAALGVRESRQVLDLVNQLKAEGNAVIIITHNMEHVVEIADRAVVLRQGRKVGELKPTEANKQDLVAMIVGAET, via the coding sequence ATGAACGCTGCATCCGCCCCACCGGTCCTTTCGGTTCGAAATGCGCAGAAGCGCTTTGGCGCCATCCATGCCCTGAAAAATGTAAGCTTTGATGCATATGCAGGGGAGGTAACCGCTCTCCTGGGTGACAACGGCGCTGGCAAGTCGACGCTCGTCAAATGCATCAGTGGGCTTCATAGTCTCGACGAAGGAGAGATCCTTGTGGATGGTGCTCCCGTATTGCTCCATTCAACGGCGGCGGCCCGCCGCGCCGGCATTGAAACCGTCTATCAGGATCTGGCGCTTTTCGACAACCTGACCCCTGTGCAGAATTTCTATTGCGGGCGAGAAATCTCTTTCCCTTCTTGGCTGCCACGCCCGCTCCGCTTCCTCAACACGGGCGTGATGAAGCGGGAAGCAGCGCGTGTAATCGATCGTCTGAAGGTTAAGCTGCCGCGGTTCGACGCGCCGGTCGCGCTGATGTCTGGTGGACAGCGACAGGCGATTGCGGTCGCGCGCGCCATTGTTTTTGCACGCAAGCTGGTGATCCTTGACGAACCAACGGCCGCCCTCGGTGTTCGCGAATCTCGCCAAGTTCTCGACCTTGTCAATCAGCTTAAAGCTGAAGGCAATGCCGTGATCATAATCACACACAATATGGAACATGTCGTCGAAATCGCCGATCGGGCAGTGGTGCTGCGGCAGGGTCGCAAGGTGGGTGAACTGAAGCCAACCGAAGCGAACAAGCAGGACCTTGTCGCGATGATTGTCGGCGCCGAGACTTAA
- a CDS encoding sugar ABC transporter substrate-binding protein: protein MKPQSLLGALALLAVAAVPSLAQEPVKLGFITKFPVPFFATMENAAKDYAKRNPGVEIIYGQGTSATDIEGQIAQIESMVTRGVQGIALTPVDPTVSAALDKAVAAGVKVVLMDNNIPDWKGRTALATTDNFAAGKIAGEYLKTVLKAGDTLGILEGVPGVPALDDRVKGMLEGLQGLDVKIVGKGATNCTEELGISVAEDLLTKNPDLKAIYAACGPPAAGAARAIKNAGTANDKIVLVGFDFCCGEEEALKSGIEDASVAQFPTKMAELGVDALVKSIRGETVESLIDSGAALVTPENMAQFK from the coding sequence ATGAAACCGCAATCCCTGCTGGGAGCTCTCGCTCTCCTGGCTGTCGCTGCAGTCCCGTCCTTGGCGCAGGAGCCGGTCAAGCTCGGCTTTATAACCAAGTTCCCGGTACCGTTCTTCGCAACAATGGAGAACGCAGCCAAAGATTATGCAAAGAGAAATCCCGGCGTCGAGATCATCTACGGGCAGGGCACGTCCGCAACCGACATCGAGGGCCAGATTGCACAGATCGAGTCCATGGTGACACGAGGCGTGCAGGGCATTGCCCTCACGCCCGTCGATCCGACCGTGTCCGCTGCCCTGGACAAGGCGGTGGCGGCCGGTGTCAAGGTCGTGCTGATGGATAACAATATTCCGGATTGGAAAGGCAGGACGGCGCTTGCCACGACCGATAATTTCGCCGCGGGCAAAATCGCCGGCGAATATCTCAAAACTGTTCTTAAAGCCGGCGACACGCTCGGGATTCTCGAGGGTGTGCCCGGTGTGCCAGCGCTTGATGACCGTGTGAAGGGTATGCTTGAAGGGCTGCAGGGCCTTGACGTCAAGATCGTCGGGAAAGGCGCAACAAACTGCACCGAGGAACTCGGGATCAGTGTCGCCGAAGATCTGCTCACGAAGAACCCGGACCTCAAGGCCATTTACGCCGCTTGCGGCCCGCCCGCTGCTGGCGCGGCGCGCGCAATCAAGAATGCCGGCACTGCCAATGACAAGATTGTGCTGGTCGGTTTCGACTTCTGCTGCGGTGAAGAGGAAGCGCTGAAGAGTGGAATCGAGGATGCTTCGGTGGCGCAGTTCCCCACCAAGATGGCTGAACTCGGTGTGGATGCGCTGGTAAAATCGATTCGCGGAGAGACGGTGGAGTCTTTGATAGATTCTGGCGCCGCGCTCGTGACGCCTGAGAATATGGCGCAATTCAAGTAA
- a CDS encoding GntR family transcriptional regulator: protein MRTDTTFKRAFNDMIDILRTFDLGEELPSENALRAQLGVSRTTVRKVLAAMSARGIIISEAHRRIIRKQPRQTERYPKEETLAISEQVETSFMEWMLRGDACPGTEINEAELARKFGVATTIVREFLNRFQKYGLIEKRQNAGWVFKGFTASFALELFEIREMFEMRSARLFASLPDGSPIWKQVRAIRAAHLELLADIDARFQDFSELDSRFHRLIVAVAPNRFIESFQDVIAMVFHYHYQWNKRDERARNEVAIGEHLALIDALESRNLALINHACRSHLTSARETLLHSIV, encoded by the coding sequence GTGAGAACGGATACGACCTTTAAGCGGGCCTTCAATGATATGATCGATATCCTTCGGACATTCGATCTTGGGGAGGAATTGCCGTCCGAAAACGCACTGCGCGCCCAGCTTGGCGTAAGCAGAACAACTGTGCGGAAGGTGCTGGCGGCGATGTCCGCACGTGGGATCATCATATCCGAAGCGCATAGGCGGATCATACGGAAGCAGCCGCGGCAGACAGAGCGCTATCCGAAGGAAGAGACCTTAGCAATTTCGGAACAGGTCGAGACGAGTTTCATGGAATGGATGCTGCGTGGCGATGCCTGTCCGGGCACAGAAATCAATGAGGCTGAATTAGCTCGGAAATTCGGCGTCGCGACAACCATAGTCCGTGAGTTTCTCAATCGATTTCAGAAATATGGGCTGATCGAGAAGCGTCAGAATGCAGGCTGGGTTTTTAAAGGGTTCACAGCGAGTTTCGCACTCGAACTGTTCGAGATCAGAGAGATGTTCGAAATGCGCTCCGCACGCCTGTTCGCTAGCCTGCCCGACGGCTCGCCCATCTGGAAGCAGGTGCGTGCTATACGGGCGGCACATCTGGAACTGCTCGCGGATATCGATGCACGGTTTCAGGATTTCTCGGAACTGGACAGCCGATTCCATCGGCTGATTGTGGCTGTCGCGCCAAACCGCTTTATCGAAAGCTTCCAAGACGTGATCGCCATGGTCTTCCACTATCACTATCAGTGGAACAAGCGGGATGAACGCGCGCGGAATGAGGTCGCCATTGGGGAACATCTGGCGCTGATCGATGCCCTCGAAAGCCGCAATCTCGCGTTGATCAATCACGCTTGCCGGTCGCATCTGACCTCGGCGCGCGAAACTTTGCTTCACTCGATCGTGTGA
- a CDS encoding DUF4170 domain-containing protein, which produces MTDSGDKKQLLHLVFGGELESLDDVQFRDLSGLDIVGIFPDYATALTAWKAKAQQTVDNAHMRYFIVHMHRLLDPQEKARGN; this is translated from the coding sequence ATGACTGACTCCGGTGACAAGAAGCAGCTTCTGCATCTCGTTTTTGGCGGCGAACTGGAAAGCCTCGATGATGTCCAGTTCCGTGATCTGAGCGGTCTCGATATCGTCGGCATTTTCCCGGATTATGCCACGGCGCTGACGGCCTGGAAGGCGAAAGCGCAACAGACGGTCGACAATGCGCATATGCGCTACTTCATCGTCCACATGCATCGTTTGCTCGATCCGCAGGAAAAGGCCAGGGGCAACTGA